Part of the Gadus chalcogrammus isolate NIFS_2021 chromosome 22, NIFS_Gcha_1.0, whole genome shotgun sequence genome is shown below.
AGGGAACAGGGACCTAGATCTCCCTCTAGAAGTAATCCATGATCTGAAACATCAGTTTATATATAAATTCACACGCAACATTTTTTTGTTATAGAGGCTTCGTTAATTTTTTATCAAAATCTTCACTCATTTAttcccaaaaatatattttcattatttttttattttttttcatttttttaaataaagttactcttttattgaagaaaaaaacaaaaaccgaAGCATATCCCCAGAGCCAGGCTCACAGCATGTGTTTACATGCTGTGTGCACAGGCAGTTACCTGGAAAGACAAGCACTTCTGGTCTAGTGGCTTTTTTAAGGGCTGGTTCTGCAAATATTGGCCCTTGCTGGGTTGGTTGTTGGGTAGATAGCCAATTCCTTTACGCAATGAGTTTTTTGTGTATAAACAGGTCacatttttaaattaaatgataAGTATAAACCATACAGTGTTAGCTTGTCGATCTGATCTAGAGGTCTATTCGATTATTTGAATGTATAAggatttaaaatacatttccaTAGTCATACATTCTGCTTTCTACATATATTTACCACATGATGCTATTAATCCATGAATGATTGATATGCTGTCAAATTCAGCTTTCAGTTtgtgcataaataaataattgtctgtctatttttctttatttccatGATTATccatttatttgaacattgaCTGTGTCtgaatgttattttcttttttccaaGTGAAATACACGTCATAAGAGGTTAGGTAGTGTTAATAAATCTTGCTTCAGGATGTCTACAGGTAGACTATGGATAgagggatcaaacccagtaggTTTTGGCGAGACGTAAACCCCCTAGCCACTACACTACCCTGACCGTccgcaggtaggggttaaacaaATCGCTAAGGATGAGTACAAGTAGCCTGAGGACATCAGGGACTCAAACCAAGAACCTTTATCTCTATAATTCCTTCAGGAGCCAGTTGTAAGTCCGAACTCTGACCATTCCAGTCGTCCTCCTTAAAAGAAAACTAGGATCTTAATAAATGTGTCCTTTCAGGTTCAGGCACTACATCCACCGACAAGAAAGGTGCAGATTAGTCCTGGACCATTGCTGCTCCGTGAAGCTTCTTTGTTCATTGCCCCCAACGTGAAGCTTGATCCCACGTCTATAAAGTACAGGCGGACCAACCGCCTCTCCCCTCCAACCGTCGTCCGTTGCTAGGCAACGCAGCAAAAGACAAACACACTTGGGCGCCGCTCTGTCGCCTGACCAGAAGGACCAGAAGGACCCTCGGCCGGCCTCGACTCAGGGTGGGGCTGTTTCAGTTGGCGGGGAGAACCAGGGTGACCTGACACACCCACTCCAGGGCCCCTTCAGTAAAGCGCTCCGCTGGGCTCCAGTAACAGGTACCTCTGGACGGACGGCGGCAGGGGGAGCCGCGGGACGGAGGCCATACACATCCCCCCCAGGGCGCCGCGGACGCTACACCTGGCCAGGTGCATCAGGGAGCGCGGGCCGTCGGACCACACGGAGAACAGGGAGTCGTAGAACGCCTGGTGTCTCTGGGGAGGCACGGAGAAGGGCCTTCTGTCAGTTAAGACTTGAATACATTCAGGTTCAGGGttggatttattttctttttttcattaaagtTTATAtcatttgatttgttttcatGCTTTGTTATCATGATTTGCGATTAAGTTTATTCAAGAAAGTCGATAAGTCGTAAAAGAAGTTCATTATATGTGTGATGTAGATATGTTAGCtttgtcatggtctgtcggtttccttgtcttgttttggtgtgtttcctgtttcactttggtatctctgtcttgtttctccccatgtccagTCAAgattccctcctgtgtgattactgctccctcccctaatttgtttcagctgttactcgttgcaTGCCTGAAAAGGTGTGGGCTAAGAGGAATATGTCACATATTCCTCTCAGCCCACACCTTTTCAATAAAGTCAACAATCAAAAAAGCTCTATATTGGAACAGCCAAGcttgtcacggttagcgggtggcaggcaggcaggtaggacccaatcgcagacagttcaggtaaaggatcatttattaacgcaaaaggcaaggaacaccgagAACACCGAGAACACAGGTGACGCggggaacacacaggacacaactcaccacgaaCTACAATGATCAGAcaaggaagaaaggaaagacaagggcttaaataccaaacacacagggcacgcaacgagtaacagctgaaacacattaggggagggagcagtaatcacacaggagggaaacttgactGGACATGATTAAAACCAAAACCTGTGtatgtatacacatatacatatacagtatgtgcataCATACTGAACATACAGTATCTCTGAACATCATTGTATACCTTATAGCAGTCGTCAGGAATGGACGTTCGCCATTTCCTTGTGGGCTTCAAGCGTTCGTAGGAGTTGGCCAGGATCTCCACTGCTTCAGGGAAGTCATGGCAGGCCTGCAACACCTGTACTGCGCCAGACACACACCGACCATCCATCTAACCATCACCACTAACTACCGCGAGGGAGGGCTCCCGCCGCAGGGGACGTCTCCCCTCTGATCGCAGTGAGTGAACGATGGGGAGGGCTGCGGGCTAGATTATACCTCATGGGGCTCAACAGCGGTGCTTGCGTTTATGTGTCTTCTGTCCGCACTTCTGAGCGCGAGAAGTTGCCCAAGTCTTCTTACGCTCAGTAGCTAATTCTGTGACCTCTGTTCCTCTTGATAAGGTGAagatcattttttttaaatgaacattGATGTGAACCCCTGAACTACTCTATCAAGAAAGAGCCGGTGAATGGTTAAAGAAAAGCATGAAAGACAAGGGCAGCAATTTGTCGCCCggacatgtatttattttttgtttgtttatggttttggtttgtttatgaaAATGCATGTCCCTGCATGTACTCCTACAAGATGTCCCCTACAGCAACAGCCTCTTGCCTCTGCGCCGGTGACACTAGAGATGTGCCTACGCCATTGGGGTCAACCACACCGAAGTGTCCTCCGAGTCGCGTGCACGAACCTTGTGGAACTGGGGAGGGTAGACGCGCGCGGCGTTGTGGTTCAGCAGCAGCTGGTAGCAGAGATGGGGGACGCCCATGGGCCTGACGCCGGTGACCTTCAGGAGGTACTGGATGGGGGCGCAGCCGTTGATGTCCATGGCCCGGGCGTCCGCCCCGCCCTCCAGCAGCATCTGCATCAGCACCTGGTCGCAGTTCCAGGCGGCCTTGTGGAGGGCCGTCTTCTTGTCCTCCTCTGGGATGTTTGGGTCTGAGGTCGGACCAAGGCGGGGAGAAGGGCGTGGTCATGTTGTCGCACGCTCGAATCAAAGTTATAGTCAGAGAACATGCAATATATGCGTCCAATAAACATAGATTAACTTGAATATAGCATTATATTCTTGGTCAAATATAAGTACATTTGTATACAAATTTGATTAGATATAACTATGTAATAATTCATTTTGATTGGCTTATATGGGATAAGATTTATGCCACAGTGACCATACAAACTAAACTTAAGAAACCCGGTACCTGACCAGTTGCAATACCCTCAGAGCATTCTGAGTTGGTTACAGATCTACACAACAATATAACCTTTCTATGAACCACATGGGAGCATGGACCACCTGCATTGCGGTCCAGCAGAATGCGACAGACGAGGTGGTGGTCCTCGCTGTAGAGCTGCTCCTTCTGGTCAAAGGCCCAGAAGGCCGCAGTCAGCAGGGGAGTTTCCTTGTGAGAGTTGACCGCGTTCACTGCAGCGCCGCTGGACAGGTACAGTGCCGCCAGCTGGGGGATGCCGAACCGGGCGGCCCTGTGCAGCGGAGTGTCCTCTTCGTTGTTATCACTGGGCATGTTCACCTTCCCACCTGCAGACAGGAGATACTGTTCTTTCTTCCTAAAGATAGTTCCAGATGGTCTATTTTAATATAAAGTTTTCTCTGgatattttttttctccattctTCATGGCATAATACGtctctgtatgtatgtaagcacactgcacacactccATCTTTATGTATTTACTTTACCAATTAATATAGTAAGTACATAAATTCAATACATTATAagctatataaaaatatattaccCTCAAAAGGCATTATGGTATATGCTGTAATTACACTGAACTAAATCACATTAAACCCTTCGTTCAACCAAAACTacatgaatcccccccccctccccattgttgacctctgacctctgacctctgagaaGGAGCTGCTTGGCACAGTCCACTGAATCCCTGGTGATACAGTAGTGGAGCGCTGCGTGGCCGCTTAATGATTTGCTGTTGACCCGGGCCCCATGGTCCAATAGCAAGGCCACGCAGTCAGCCTGGGAGACCTCGCAGGCCACATGCAGCGGAGTCTTGCCGTTGGGTTTGCGGTTAACGGCCGCCCCCTTCTGGAGGAGCACCAGTAGTGACTCTAACGCGttgtacttgacgcacacgtgGACGCCCATCGCCCATGACTTCTCAAGTTTATAGCCTGGCAACCAGTATCCTGTGAGAATAGAGAAGGGGAATGTTGTTCTTTAATGAGAATAACACAACTACGCTCAATCGTGAGAAAAACAATTATATCTTGGCTTTTGGTTAAATTTCCTCCGTGGAGCTTTAGCGCCATCTAGGGGCTGATCTGAAATAATCGTCCTCCTAGCTtgtaacaacaaaaacaatgcatATATATAATTCGACTTTAATGATGTCTTAGTTCGAACCCATTCACTTTACGTTAACTCTATCCCGGCCACTATATATCTTCTTCAAATCCTGCCCTACCTTGCTTGTACGAAGCCAGGACCATGTTGcggtcctccacctccagcaccgTGTCTATATCCAGGTCGCTGTGGTACAGGATCTCCAACACCGCCCGGCCGTCGTTCCTCTGCAAGGCCGCCAGAAAGCGGGCCTTGAGCTCCTTGGCCGCCAGCTGCCTGGGGCTCAACTCCTCCATGAACACGGAGGGCGTCCCGCTGCCTGCACTTTCACCTGCACCCAAGTAGGGCGTCCCGCTGCCTGCACTTTCACCTGCACCCAAGTCGGGCAAGGAGAAGGGCGACCCGGAGACTGACAGCGGCATTATCGATATCAGCACACCACAGAGAAGGCCTGAGATGATCTCGCAAATTGCCGCGATAAAGGCGGTGGGCATTACCTTTTGCAAGGGCCTCTGTGGAGTGCCAAACATGCACTGCGATTATCGTAATCCAGAGGTGGTGCATTTGATTTCAAACATTCAATAAAAGGGAGTAGGCGTTAAACCGTATAGCAGAGGGAGTGAAATCCAATATGCCTAGGGTCCTGCTTGGTATTAATAGAATGGTGAGCGTGTTGTGTGTAATGGGTGTTGTAGACCCATGATGTATAATAAGAACAGTAGGTCGTTTGTGGGAGCTGAAAACATCCACCTTGCCATGCGTTCCATTTTGTATTGACTGGATTAAATGTGAACACGAAAGGTTTGACCAAAACAGACCCATTTATATTTGACTGCTAGGTTAATTGCGATTGATGAGATACTCAATATCCACGATCTAGGTCTACCTGTAGGTATCATTGGCCCATACCCCTTAGCAACCTCCTTAGTAGCATTTATCAGAATTGTAATCCGCTTTGGAAAGTAGGCCCTATAGTAGTCAAATTAATAGCAGTTATGGTAAATAGGCTATAGTCGTAGTAAATAATAGTAAAGTAAACGTGTCCATCATGAACCGTTTTCAGACCATGTCTGCTTTGTGGGCATCATTTGAAAAATTGTAATTAAGAACTGAAGGAAACATTGCCACTGAGCACACAAGCCAGACAGGATAGAAGAAGGCAAGCCAAAGGAATCAACAGACAGGGCCTGCACATTTTATTCAGTGTGACAAGTAGCTGCCAAATCCAACTTTTAATAATGCAAAagaaagggggagaaggagcgAAGGGAAAGTAAGAATAGGATAGGAATAAACAAACAGCTTGGTTTGTTACAAAGCGTTAAAGCGTGGCgaaaagtgtgtgagtgaccCTGGCTCTCTCTACCCGTCACTCTGCAGAGGAAAGACGGACGCACTCTAGAAGGTTCCAGGCATTGCCCAAAACAACATCCTTTACCTAGAGATCGCTATTCATCCCGCGAGCAGCGAGCGCAGGCTAGTCAATCAACGAGAAAGAGGGTAGGAACACAAAACGGAGGGGATCCCCTTCTGTAGCAGCCCTAGCAAACTGTACACGGCCCACCGCCAGGTTAGAAAACAAGGCTTCTTTAGGGTTTATAATACAGTATATTGCTTTCTGCATGTTTCACTGTACATAGAAAATGTTCAGTGGACGGCCTGGTCCGTCGACctgggtggtgatgggggtagTATTCACAGAAAGGGTCAAGTATC
Proteins encoded:
- the LOC130376305 gene encoding ankyrin repeat and SOCS box protein 4-like isoform X1 — translated: MPLSVSGSPFSLPDLGAGESAGSGTPYLGAGESAGSGTPSVFMEELSPRQLAAKELKARFLAALQRNDGRAVLEILYHSDLDIDTVLEVEDRNMVLASYKQGYWLPGYKLEKSWAMGVHVCVKYNALESLLVLLQKGAAVNRKPNGKTPLHVACEVSQADCVALLLDHGARVNSKSLSGHAALHYCITRDSVDCAKQLLLRGGKVNMPSDNNEEDTPLHRAARFGIPQLAALYLSSGAAVNAVNSHKETPLLTAAFWAFDQKEQLYSEDHHLVCRILLDRNADPNIPEEDKKTALHKAAWNCDQVLMQMLLEGGADARAMDINGCAPIQYLLKVTGVRPMGVPHLCYQLLLNHNAARVYPPQFHKVLQACHDFPEAVEILANSYERLKPTRKWRTSIPDDCYKRHQAFYDSLFSVWSDGPRSLMHLARCSVRGALGGMCMASVPRLPLPPSVQRYLLLEPSGALY
- the LOC130376305 gene encoding ankyrin repeat and SOCS box protein 4-like isoform X2, producing the protein MEELSPRQLAAKELKARFLAALQRNDGRAVLEILYHSDLDIDTVLEVEDRNMVLASYKQGYWLPGYKLEKSWAMGVHVCVKYNALESLLVLLQKGAAVNRKPNGKTPLHVACEVSQADCVALLLDHGARVNSKSLSGHAALHYCITRDSVDCAKQLLLRGGKVNMPSDNNEEDTPLHRAARFGIPQLAALYLSSGAAVNAVNSHKETPLLTAAFWAFDQKEQLYSEDHHLVCRILLDRNADPNIPEEDKKTALHKAAWNCDQVLMQMLLEGGADARAMDINGCAPIQYLLKVTGVRPMGVPHLCYQLLLNHNAARVYPPQFHKVLQACHDFPEAVEILANSYERLKPTRKWRTSIPDDCYKRHQAFYDSLFSVWSDGPRSLMHLARCSVRGALGGMCMASVPRLPLPPSVQRYLLLEPSGALY
- the LOC130376305 gene encoding ankyrin repeat and SOCS box protein 4-like isoform X3 — translated: MPLSVSGSPFSLPDLGAGESAGSGTPYLGAGESAGSGTPSVFMEELSPRQLAAKELKARFLAALQRNDGRAVLEILYHSDLDIDTVLEVEDRNMVLASYKQGYWLPGYKLEKSWAMGVHVCVKYNALESLLVLLQKGAAVNRKPNGKTPLHVACEVSQADCVALLLDHGARVNSKSLSGHAALHYCITRDSVDCAKQLLLRGGKVNMPSDNNEEDTPLHRAARFGIPQLAALYLSSGAAVNAVNSHKETPLLTAAFWAFDQKEQLYSEDHHLVCRILLDRNADPNIPEEDKKTALHKAAWNCDQVLMQMLLEGGADARAMDINGCAPIQYLLKVTGVRPMGVPHLCYQLLLNHNAARVYPPQFHKYRCCRPAMTSLKQWRSWPTPTNA